In one Erythrobacteraceae bacterium WH01K genomic region, the following are encoded:
- the ribH gene encoding 6,7-dimethyl-8-ribityllumazine synthase: MARFLIVEARFYEHLNDQLIAGARAALESAGHDVEVLTVPGALEIPGAIALAVESGGYDAFVAIGVVIRGETYHFEIVAGESARAIMALTMDGIAIGNGIITVENEEQAQVRADPSQKDKGGEAAKAAIALLDLRRNFGL; encoded by the coding sequence ATGGCCCGTTTCCTTATCGTCGAAGCGCGTTTCTACGAGCACCTGAACGACCAGCTGATTGCCGGTGCGCGCGCAGCGCTTGAAAGCGCGGGCCATGATGTAGAGGTTCTGACCGTGCCCGGTGCGCTGGAAATTCCCGGAGCCATTGCCCTGGCGGTGGAAAGCGGCGGATACGATGCCTTCGTCGCCATCGGCGTCGTCATTCGCGGCGAAACCTATCATTTCGAGATCGTCGCCGGGGAAAGCGCGCGGGCCATCATGGCCCTGACGATGGACGGTATCGCCATCGGCAACGGAATCATCACGGTGGAGAACGAGGAGCAGGCGCAGGTTCGTGCCGACCCGTCGCAGAAGGACAAGGGCGGCGAAGCTGCAAAGGCAGCTATCGCGCTGCTGGATTTGCGCAGGAATTTCGGCCTCTGA
- the ribB gene encoding 3,4-dihydroxy-2-butanone-4-phosphate synthase, with translation MNTVEKVRTLVSQGLMTRAGLARAAGLHANTLRDCTEASWNPTTDTLGKLQAFLEENDETPVIVGAEEIIDEARNGRMFILVDDEDRENEGDLIIPAQMATPDAINFMATHGRGLICLSLDRRRVEALGLEPMTRENRESMQTAFTTSIEAKHGVTTGISAADRSRTVLVAIDEGKGPDDIVSPGHVFPLAARDGGVLVRAGHTEAAVDISRLAGLNPSGVICEIMNEDGTMARLDDLVGFARKHDMKIGTIRDLIEYRMRHDHLVERKSDEAFTSDYGGDWRMMTYRNTVDGSESYVLQKGRVEEGKPTLARVHPISIFDDVLGKPGERKRTLQRAMAAVGEHGSGVIVIITGRPASGYGENEAERNVGIGSQILADLGVEDMILLSNSQPNVVAIEGYGLNIVDHRPIPE, from the coding sequence CCTGCGGGATTGCACGGAAGCCAGCTGGAACCCCACCACCGATACGCTCGGCAAGCTGCAGGCCTTCCTGGAAGAGAACGACGAGACACCGGTCATCGTTGGCGCGGAAGAGATCATCGACGAGGCGCGCAATGGCCGCATGTTCATCCTTGTCGATGACGAGGACCGCGAGAACGAAGGTGACCTCATCATCCCGGCACAGATGGCGACCCCCGATGCCATCAATTTCATGGCGACCCATGGCCGCGGCCTCATCTGCCTGTCGCTAGACCGCCGCCGCGTGGAGGCACTGGGCCTCGAACCCATGACCCGCGAGAACCGCGAGAGCATGCAGACGGCCTTCACCACCTCGATCGAGGCGAAGCACGGCGTCACCACGGGCATTAGCGCGGCCGACCGCTCGCGCACCGTGCTTGTGGCCATCGACGAGGGCAAGGGACCGGACGATATCGTCAGTCCGGGTCACGTCTTCCCGCTGGCCGCCCGCGACGGGGGCGTTCTGGTCCGGGCCGGCCATACTGAGGCCGCGGTGGACATCTCGCGTCTCGCGGGGCTCAATCCCTCCGGCGTGATCTGCGAGATCATGAACGAGGACGGGACGATGGCCCGGCTCGACGATCTGGTCGGTTTCGCGCGCAAGCATGATATGAAGATCGGCACCATTCGCGACCTAATCGAATACCGCATGCGTCACGACCATCTGGTCGAGCGCAAGTCGGACGAGGCCTTCACTTCGGATTACGGTGGCGACTGGCGCATGATGACCTATCGCAACACGGTCGATGGCAGCGAGAGCTACGTCCTGCAGAAAGGCCGCGTCGAGGAAGGCAAGCCCACCCTCGCCCGCGTCCACCCGATCTCGATCTTCGACGATGTTCTTGGCAAGCCTGGCGAGCGCAAGCGCACGCTCCAGCGGGCCATGGCGGCGGTGGGCGAGCACGGATCGGGCGTCATCGTGATCATCACCGGCAGGCCCGCCTCCGGCTATGGCGAGAACGAGGCCGAGCGCAATGTCGGTATCGGGTCGCAAATCCTGGCGGATCTCGGCGTCGAGGACATGATCCTGCTCAGCAATTCGCAGCCCAACGTCGTCGCCATCGAAGGTTACGGCCTGAACATCGTCGATCACCGACCCATCCCGGAGTAA